In one Lysobacter alkalisoli genomic region, the following are encoded:
- a CDS encoding helix-turn-helix domain-containing protein has product MITATQMRAARALLGIDQRQLAAMASVSLPTIQRMEASDGTVRAVVGTLMKVIDALDAAGIELIGPGQPSQGLGRGVRLKESQ; this is encoded by the coding sequence ATGATCACCGCCACACAGATGCGGGCCGCACGCGCCCTGCTGGGGATCGACCAGCGCCAGTTGGCCGCGATGGCCAGTGTTTCCCTGCCGACCATCCAGCGGATGGAGGCCAGTGACGGCACCGTCCGCGCCGTGGTCGGGACACTGATGAAGGTGATCGATGCGCTGGATGCCGCCGGCATAGAACTGATCGGTCCGGGGCAACCGAGCCAGGGTCTCGGGCGCGGGGTGCGGTTGAAGGAATCGCAGTGA
- a CDS encoding PhoH family protein — MTRSKRIYVLDTNVLMHDPTALFKFEEHDVFLPMQVIEELDNGKKGTSEASRNARQVSRFLNELIEAQGSKANIHEGIDLGRPTGLQLRGERSSGRLLFQTDNFDAGKRFGAVVPDNAILGAILALKEAQPEVPVVFVSKDINLRIKASIANIVSEDYENDRALDDFSLLYAGATALPEDFWQRCGKDLKSWTDKGRTYYEINRPEIEDGEEPWHHNQFLYLPGDDESEMKVVRISDDKVVLQIVDDYRHSQHAVWGITARNREQNFALNALMDPEVDFVTLLGTAGTGKTLLALAAGLAQTMDQQRYREIIMTRATVSVGEDIGFLPGTEEEKMTPWMGALTDNLEVLTHNQDGGSWGRAATNDLLASRIKIRSLNFMRGRTFLSRWLILDEAQNLTPKQMKTLITRAGPGTKIVCLGNVEQIDTPYLTETTSGLTYAVDRFKHWEHSASVTLRRGERSRLADYASEVL, encoded by the coding sequence ACCTCCGAGGCCAGCCGCAACGCCCGCCAGGTCAGCCGCTTCCTCAACGAGCTGATCGAAGCCCAGGGCAGCAAGGCCAACATCCACGAGGGCATCGACCTCGGGCGCCCGACCGGCCTGCAGCTGCGCGGCGAGCGCAGCAGTGGGCGGCTGCTGTTCCAGACCGACAACTTCGACGCCGGCAAGCGCTTCGGCGCGGTCGTGCCTGACAACGCGATCCTCGGCGCGATCCTGGCGCTGAAGGAAGCGCAGCCGGAAGTACCGGTGGTGTTCGTCTCCAAGGACATCAACCTGCGGATCAAGGCCTCGATCGCCAACATCGTGTCGGAGGACTACGAGAACGACCGCGCGCTCGACGACTTCAGCCTGCTCTATGCCGGCGCCACCGCCCTGCCCGAGGATTTCTGGCAGCGCTGCGGCAAGGATCTCAAGTCCTGGACCGACAAGGGCCGCACCTATTACGAAATCAACCGTCCCGAGATCGAGGACGGCGAAGAACCCTGGCATCACAACCAGTTCCTGTACCTGCCCGGCGACGACGAGTCGGAAATGAAGGTCGTGCGCATCAGCGACGACAAGGTGGTTTTGCAGATCGTCGACGACTACCGCCACAGCCAGCATGCGGTGTGGGGCATCACCGCGCGCAACCGCGAGCAGAACTTCGCCCTCAACGCGCTGATGGACCCGGAGGTCGATTTCGTCACCCTGCTCGGCACCGCCGGCACCGGCAAGACCCTGCTCGCGCTGGCCGCGGGCCTGGCCCAGACCATGGACCAGCAGCGCTACCGCGAGATCATCATGACCCGCGCCACGGTCAGCGTCGGCGAGGACATCGGCTTCCTGCCCGGCACCGAGGAGGAGAAGATGACCCCGTGGATGGGCGCGCTGACCGACAACCTGGAAGTGCTGACCCACAACCAGGACGGCGGCAGCTGGGGCCGCGCGGCGACCAACGACCTGCTCGCCAGCCGGATCAAGATCCGCTCGTTGAACTTCATGCGCGGCCGCACCTTCCTCAGCCGCTGGCTGATCCTGGACGAGGCGCAGAACCTGACCCCGAAGCAGATGAAGACCCTGATCACCCGCGCCGGCCCCGGCACCAAGATCGTCTGCCTCGGCAACGTCGAACAGATCGACACCCCGTACCTGACCGAGACCACCTCCGGCCTGACCTACGCGGTGGACCGCTTCAAGCACTGGGAGCACAGCGCCAGCGTGACCCTGCGGCGCGGTGAGCGCTCGAGGCTGGCGGACTATGCGTCTGAAGTGTTGTAG
- a CDS encoding SulP family inorganic anion transporter has product MSMHFDHRQYLRMFEPKLLTVLREGYRFTDFRRDLIAGLTVAVVALPLAMALAIASGTTPEKGLHTAIIAGFLISMFSGSRVQIGGPTAAFIPVVFVVIQKFGYGGLILCTLLAGLMLIAAGLLRLGTLMKYMPQPVITGFTAGIAVSIFSSQVKDMLGLQMGSVPVEFIPRWSAYAQHIATTQPTAVALTVLGLAVIVGLRRWRPNWPGFLIALLACTLVATSFAMPAETIGSKFGELPSALPTFEFPHIPFERTFELLPSALTIAFLAGVESLLSAVVADGMTGGRHRSNGELVAQGVANVGSALFGGLPATGAIARTATNVRSGGRTPVAGMLHAVFLLAFMLLLAPLMGHVPLAALAAVLLVVAWNMSEVENFRSTMSAPIGDRVVLLLTFFLTVFLDLTVAIQAGIVVAAFVFMFRMSEAMEVSSGIRATDDDLLREGMAQGDEDQRAKLPKGVEAFQISGPLFFGSSNRLDNLLDQFFESPKVFILRMRLVPVIDASGVHALKKLAERCQRKGIALVISGLQEQPNRVISNMQLQERDGELHFVSNFDRAVKLAEAIVARSDT; this is encoded by the coding sequence ATGTCCATGCACTTCGATCACCGCCAGTACTTGCGGATGTTCGAGCCCAAGTTGCTGACGGTGCTGCGCGAGGGCTACCGCTTCACCGATTTCCGTCGCGACCTGATCGCCGGGCTGACCGTGGCGGTGGTCGCGCTGCCGCTGGCAATGGCGCTGGCGATCGCATCGGGTACCACGCCGGAAAAAGGCCTGCACACGGCAATCATCGCCGGCTTCCTGATCTCGATGTTCAGCGGCTCGCGGGTGCAGATCGGTGGGCCGACCGCAGCCTTCATCCCGGTCGTGTTCGTGGTGATCCAGAAATTCGGTTACGGCGGGTTGATCCTGTGCACCCTGCTCGCCGGGTTGATGCTGATCGCCGCCGGGCTGCTGCGGCTGGGCACGTTGATGAAGTACATGCCGCAGCCGGTCATCACCGGCTTCACTGCCGGCATCGCGGTCAGCATCTTCTCCAGCCAGGTCAAGGACATGCTCGGCTTGCAGATGGGATCGGTGCCAGTCGAGTTCATCCCGCGCTGGAGCGCCTACGCTCAGCACATCGCGACGACCCAGCCAACGGCGGTGGCGTTGACCGTGCTGGGGCTGGCGGTGATCGTCGGCCTGCGCCGCTGGAGGCCGAACTGGCCCGGGTTCCTGATCGCACTGCTGGCCTGCACCCTGGTTGCGACCAGCTTTGCGATGCCGGCCGAGACCATCGGCAGCAAGTTCGGCGAGCTGCCATCGGCACTGCCGACGTTCGAGTTCCCGCACATCCCGTTCGAGCGCACCTTCGAGCTGCTGCCGAGTGCATTGACCATCGCCTTCCTCGCCGGCGTGGAATCGCTGCTGTCGGCGGTGGTCGCCGACGGCATGACCGGCGGACGCCACCGCTCCAACGGCGAACTGGTCGCGCAGGGCGTGGCCAACGTCGGCTCGGCGCTGTTCGGCGGCCTGCCGGCGACCGGTGCGATCGCGCGCACCGCCACCAACGTCCGCTCCGGAGGACGCACGCCGGTTGCCGGCATGCTGCACGCGGTGTTCCTGCTTGCTTTCATGCTGCTGCTGGCGCCGCTGATGGGCCATGTGCCGCTTGCCGCGCTGGCGGCGGTACTGCTGGTGGTGGCCTGGAACATGAGCGAGGTCGAGAATTTCCGCAGCACGATGTCGGCGCCTATCGGCGACCGCGTGGTATTGCTGCTGACCTTCTTCCTGACCGTGTTCCTCGACCTCACGGTGGCGATCCAGGCCGGCATCGTGGTCGCCGCATTCGTCTTCATGTTCCGCATGTCGGAGGCGATGGAGGTCAGCTCAGGCATCCGCGCGACCGACGACGACCTGCTGCGGGAAGGCATGGCGCAGGGTGACGAGGACCAGCGCGCCAAGCTGCCGAAGGGCGTGGAGGCGTTCCAGATCAGCGGCCCGCTGTTCTTCGGCAGCAGCAACCGGCTCGACAACCTGCTCGACCAGTTCTTCGAGTCGCCGAAGGTGTTCATCCTGCGCATGCGGCTGGTGCCGGTGATCGACGCCAGTGGCGTGCATGCGTTGAAGAAGCTGGCCGAGCGCTGCCAGCGCAAGGGCATCGCGCTGGTGATCTCCGGCCTGCAGGAGCAGCCCAACCGGGTGATCTCGAACATGCAGTTGCAGGAGCGTGATGGCGAGCTGCACTTCGTCTCCAACTTCGACCGTGCGGTGAAGCTGGCCGAGGCGATCGTCGCCCGCTCCGACACCTGA